The nucleotide sequence CGTGGCGGCCGAGAGGCCGGCCAGGGCGCCGGAGGAGAACTGGCTCGACTGGAGGAACTTCACCGCCGTATCGATGACGCTCTGGATCTGCTTGTCGCTGACCTGGAAGGGCCCGTCCTTGAGGAAGCTCTGCAGCTGGTCGAGGCCCTTCGTCGCCTGGTGCACGAGCGTGTCGAACTGGCTCTGGACGGCCTCGACGACGAGCCAGACGATCAGCCCCAGGACCACGATGACGGCGACCAGGGCGATCCAGGTCGCCAGCATGGACGGCATGCCGCGGCGCCGCATGAGCTCGAGCAGCGGATACATCGCCGACGCGATGATGAGCGCGAGGACGACCGGGATCACGACGAGGCTCAGCTGCGTCATCGCGAAGACGAGCGCGGCGGCGACCAGGACCACGAGGATCACCTGCAGGCACCTCGTCGCGAGGCGGCCGAAGGGGTCGCTCCACAGGGTCCGCTGCGCCGACCAGGCGGCTCCCTCGCGGCGCTGGACAGGCTCGGTCGTCGGGGTGGGCGGGGTCGGTCTGCTGCGGCTGAAGAGGCCCATCGGCTGCTTTCGTCGGTCGGTCGGCTCGGCCTACTTCGGGGCCGGGGTGCCGATCTTGGTGTTGCCCGGCCGCGGCGTCGAGCTCGGAGTCGGGGTGGGCGTGGGCGTGGCGGTCGCGCTGTCGTTGTAGCTGTTGCCCGCGGCCGTCACGACGAAGTTGCGGAACTCGGAGGTCGTGAACGGCGTCGAGAACTTGTACGGCGCGCCATCGACCAGGATCGTGGGCGTCGACTTCACCTTCGCCAGCGTCGATCCGGGCAGCGGGCCCGTGACGGCCCTGGTCGTGGCGTCGGTCACCCAGGACGAGAACGTGCCCGCGTCGACGCACTTCTCGATCCGCGACGTGTTCGTGACGCCGTTCACGCCCTCGATCAGCGAGACGAGCTGGGCGTTCGTGAGGCCCGGTGTGCCCTCGGCCGGCTGACGGCGGAACATCGCCGCGTTGAAGTCGAAGAACGCGTCGGGCGAGTAGGTGGCCACGCACGCCGCCGCGTTCGCGGCGCGCTGCGAGTACTTCGTCGACTGCGACTGGGCGTTGAGGATCGCGATCGGGTGGAACGTGATCGTCGCCGCGCCGGAGTCGACGAGCTGGCGGATGTACGAGTCGTTCGTCTTCTCGAACGACGCGCAGAACGGGCAGAGGTAGTCGCTGTAGACGGTGATCTGGACGGTGTCGGCCTTGGCGGTCGACGTGGGGGCGGGCGACCGGGTGACCGCGCCGGCTCCTGCCCTCACGGCCTTGAAGCCCTGCCCGATGGTGATGCCGTCGCCCGCCATGTTCTGCGGGGTGCGGTCGCTCGGTTGCGACGAGCCGCGGACGACCACGATCACGACGACCACCACCGCGACGACCACGAGGGCGATGGCGCCCTGGATCGCCCAGCGCGCGCCCCGGGCCCGTCGCTTCTGCCGTCGCCGAGCGAGCTGCGCCTTCTCGCGGGCCGCCTCTCGGCGGCGATTGCGGCCGGTGTCGCTCATGGCTGTCAAGAGTATGAGGGGCCGCTGGGAAAAGTCCACGCGCGTTCGATGCGCTCACATCGAACTCGTCGCCGGAGGGGATGTGCCCCACTCCCGGGGGTGCTATACATGACTCGGCGGTCGCCGTTGACCGCCGTGGCTTGAGAGCCATCCATCACTACGGATCGTCCGGCACGTACCTGCCGGTGAAGGAGAAACATCATGGCGTCAGTGACGTTCGACAAGGCAACCCGTCTCTACCCGGGTTCCACCCGCCCCGCAGTCGACGCGATCGACCTCCAGGTCGCCGACGGCGAGTTCCTGGTTCTCGTCGGCCCCTCGGGCTGCGGCAAGTCGACCACCCTCCGCATGCTCGCCGGCCTCGAAGAGGTCAACTCGGGCGACATCCTCATCGGCGACCGCAACGTCACCGACGTGCCGCCGAAGGACCGCGACATCGCGATGGTGTTCCAGAACTACGCGCTGTACCCGCACATGACCGTCGCCGAGAACATGGGCTTCGCGCTCAAGATCGCCGGCGTCGGCAAGGACGAGCGCGCCACCCGCGTCCTCGAGGCGGCCAAGCTCCTCGACCTCGAGCCCTACCTGAGCCGCAAGCCGAAGGCCCTCTCGGGTGGCCAGCGTCAGCGCGTCGCCATGGGTCGCGCCATCGTGCGTCAGCCCCAGGTGTTCCTCATGGACGAGCCGCTGTCGAACCTCGACGCCAAGCTGCGCGTCCAGACGCGCACCCAGATCGCCTCGCTGCAGCGCCGCCTCGGTGTCACCACGGTCTACGTCACCCACGACCAGACCGAGGCGCTCACCATGGGCGACCGCATCGCGGTCCTCAAGGACGGCGTCCTCCAGCAGGTCGGCACCCCGCGCGACCTGTACGAGAAGCCCGACAACGTGTTCGTCGCCGGATTCATCGGCTCGCCCGCCATGAACCTGCTCCCCGCCGACATCGTCGACGGCGGCATCCAGTTCGGCACCTCGGTCGCCGCGGTCGAGCGCGACATCACGTCGCAGGCCACGCAGAAGTCGGTCACCATCGGTGTCCGCCCCGAGGACGTCGTCGTGTCGACCTCGGGCGAGGGCCTCAAGGTCGCGGTCGACGTCGTCGAAGAGCTCGGCGCCGACGGCTACCTCTACGGTCACGCCGACGTGAACGGCCAGCGCGCCGACATCGTCGCCCGCGTCGACGGCCGATCGCACGCCTCGGCCGGCGACACCGTGTTCATCACGCCGCAGGCGCACCACGTCCACGTCTTCGACACCGAGAGCGGCCAGCGTCTCGGCGACAAGGCTGTGGTCTCGGCTTAGCCTGCACACTGCGAGGACGGCCCGTCTTGGTCACCCGGCGTCACGCCGGGGGCGAAGGCGGGCCGTCGTCGTGAGGCGGCCGCCTCGGCTCCTGCGCCCTGCTCTTTTTCGATCGGATCACCGTGACCTCGCTCAACATCACCTCCGCCACCGCCGACCCGGCCCTGCTCGACCTCCCCTGGAACCTGCCGCTCGACGTCTGGCCCGAGGACTCGATCGCCACCCTGCCGAAGGGCATCTCGCGGCACCTGGTGCGCTTCGCCTACCTCTCGGGCTACGTCATCGCCATCAAGGAGACCTCGGGCGAGATGGCGCGGAGCGAGTACGAGATGCTGCGGACGCTGCAGCGCATGGACATCCCCTGCGTCGACCCGCTCGCCGTCATCACGAACCGCCGCGACTCGGAGGGTCACGAGCTGAACCCCGTGCTCGTGACGCGGCACCTCAAGTTCTCGCTGCCGTACCGCGCCCTCTACTCGCAGACCCTGCGGCCCGACACCGCGACGCGCCTGGTCGACGCCCTCGCGCTCCTGCTGGTGCGACTGCACGTCATCGGCTTCTACTGGGGCGACGTCTCGCTCTCGAACACGCTGTTCAGGCGTGACGCAGGAGCCTTCGCCGCCTACCTGGTCGACGCCGAGACGGGAAAGCTCTACCCCGGCGGGCTGTCGAACGGCCAGCGCGAGAACGACCTCGAGGTCGCCCGCGTGAACATCGCCGGCGAGCTCCTCGACCTCGAGGCCGGGGGCCGCCTCGACGAGGAGATGGACCCGGTCGACATCTCGAACGGCATCGTGGCGAAGTACCGCAGCCTCTGGACGGAGCTCACCGGCACCGAGACGTTCAGCGACAAGGAGCGCTGGCGCATCAACGACCGCGTCGAACGCCTCAACGACCTCGGATTCGACATCGAGGAGCTCGCGATCAAGACGACCGACGGGGGGAGCCAGGTCAGGATCCAGCCGAAGGTCGTCGACGCCGGGCACCATTCACGGCGGCTCCTGCGCCTCACCGGCCTCGACGCCCAGGAGAACCAGGCCAGGCGGCTGCTCAACGACCTCGACGCCTACGCCATGCGGCCCGACAAACAGGGCCTCGACGAGGAGCGCATCGCGCACGAGTGGGCGGCGCGCGTCTTCGAGCCCGTGGTGCGGGCGATCCCCCGCGAGCTGCGGGGGCGGCTGGAGCCGGCCGAGGTGTTCCACCAGATGCTCGAGCACCGGTGGTACCAGTCGCAGCGCGAAGGGCGCGACGTGCCGATCGCCGAGGCGCTCACCTCGTACATCAACGACGTGTTGCGCCACCGCCGCGACGAGCAGATGGTGATCGCGCCGGTGACGGAGTCGATCACGCTGCCCGTGGCGATCCAGGAGGAGGCCGACGCCGACGAGGACTGGCGGTCGAAGGTCTAGCGGCGCTCGCTCCGCAGCCGGCGCCTGTCAGGCGCTGCGTTCCGACCGCAGCTTCGAGATCTCATAGAGGGCGACGCTCGCCGCGATGCCCGCGTTGAGGCTCTCGGCGGCGGCCGTGATCGGCACCGACACGATGGCGTCGCTGGTCTCCGTCACGAGCCGTGACAGGCCCTTGCCCTCGCTGCCGATGACGAGCACGAGCGGCTGGTCGGCCAGCTCGAGGCCCGGCAGCTGCACGTCGCCGCCGCCGTCGAGGCCCAGCACGAACACGCCGCGCTCTTTGAACGCCTTGAGCGTCTGCGTCAGGTTGCTCGCCATGGCGACGGGCACCCGGGCGGCCGCCCCGGCCGAGGTCTTCCACGCCGACGCGGTCATGCCGACCGAGCGACGCTGCGGGATGATGACGCCCTGGCCGCCGAACGCCGCGACCGACCGGATGATCGCCCCGAGGTTGCGCGGGTCGGTGATGCCGTCGAGCGCGACGAACAGGGGGGTCTGACCGCGGCGCTCGGCCTGGTCGAGGAGGTCGGTGGGGTGCGCGTAGTCGTACGGCGGCACCTTGAGCGCGAGGCCCTGGTGCACGGAGTCGGGGCCGGTGAGCCGGTCGAGCTCGGGGCGCATGACCTCGAGCACGGGGATTCCGCGACGGGTGGCGAGCGTGAGGACCTCTTTGACGCGGTCGTCCATCTCGAGACGGGCGGCCATGTACAGGGTCGACGCGGGGATCCTGGCGCGAAGGGCCTCGAGCACCGAGTTGCGGCCGGTGACGAGCTCGGAGTCGTCGGCGGCCTTCTTGG is from Frondihabitans australicus and encodes:
- a CDS encoding DsbA family protein → MSDTGRNRRREAAREKAQLARRRQKRRARGARWAIQGAIALVVVAVVVVVIVVVRGSSQPSDRTPQNMAGDGITIGQGFKAVRAGAGAVTRSPAPTSTAKADTVQITVYSDYLCPFCASFEKTNDSYIRQLVDSGAATITFHPIAILNAQSQSTKYSQRAANAAACVATYSPDAFFDFNAAMFRRQPAEGTPGLTNAQLVSLIEGVNGVTNTSRIEKCVDAGTFSSWVTDATTRAVTGPLPGSTLAKVKSTPTILVDGAPYKFSTPFTTSEFRNFVVTAAGNSYNDSATATPTPTPTPSSTPRPGNTKIGTPAPK
- a CDS encoding ABC transporter ATP-binding protein, whose product is MASVTFDKATRLYPGSTRPAVDAIDLQVADGEFLVLVGPSGCGKSTTLRMLAGLEEVNSGDILIGDRNVTDVPPKDRDIAMVFQNYALYPHMTVAENMGFALKIAGVGKDERATRVLEAAKLLDLEPYLSRKPKALSGGQRQRVAMGRAIVRQPQVFLMDEPLSNLDAKLRVQTRTQIASLQRRLGVTTVYVTHDQTEALTMGDRIAVLKDGVLQQVGTPRDLYEKPDNVFVAGFIGSPAMNLLPADIVDGGIQFGTSVAAVERDITSQATQKSVTIGVRPEDVVVSTSGEGLKVAVDVVEELGADGYLYGHADVNGQRADIVARVDGRSHASAGDTVFITPQAHHVHVFDTESGQRLGDKAVVSA
- a CDS encoding DUF4032 domain-containing protein, encoding MTSLNITSATADPALLDLPWNLPLDVWPEDSIATLPKGISRHLVRFAYLSGYVIAIKETSGEMARSEYEMLRTLQRMDIPCVDPLAVITNRRDSEGHELNPVLVTRHLKFSLPYRALYSQTLRPDTATRLVDALALLLVRLHVIGFYWGDVSLSNTLFRRDAGAFAAYLVDAETGKLYPGGLSNGQRENDLEVARVNIAGELLDLEAGGRLDEEMDPVDISNGIVAKYRSLWTELTGTETFSDKERWRINDRVERLNDLGFDIEELAIKTTDGGSQVRIQPKVVDAGHHSRRLLRLTGLDAQENQARRLLNDLDAYAMRPDKQGLDEERIAHEWAARVFEPVVRAIPRELRGRLEPAEVFHQMLEHRWYQSQREGRDVPIAEALTSYINDVLRHRRDEQMVIAPVTESITLPVAIQEEADADEDWRSKV
- the rlmB gene encoding 23S rRNA (guanosine(2251)-2'-O)-methyltransferase RlmB translates to MKNTSGARKGRPGAVRQGSKGKQVGSGGQGRQALEGKKPTPKAEDRPYHPAGKRKAAQERLEAARGRAGKNAERPIRNPRTAVDRTVPPRTKKAADDSELVTGRNSVLEALRARIPASTLYMAARLEMDDRVKEVLTLATRRGIPVLEVMRPELDRLTGPDSVHQGLALKVPPYDYAHPTDLLDQAERRGQTPLFVALDGITDPRNLGAIIRSVAAFGGQGVIIPQRRSVGMTASAWKTSAGAAARVPVAMASNLTQTLKAFKERGVFVLGLDGGGDVQLPGLELADQPLVLVIGSEGKGLSRLVTETSDAIVSVPITAAAESLNAGIAASVALYEISKLRSERSA